AGCAGAGCGACAGCGGGTTCGACCATCCAGATGGGGGCGACCGAAAAGAAGTACTGGGCCAGCAGCTCAGGGATGAGTGGCGCGCCAAAGACAAAGCGCGCAATCAAGCTGGCCGCGACCGTGGCGATGGCCGCAATGAGCGCCACCTGCAAGCGAATCTCTTTGAGCGTGGCTTGCGGCTCGTCCTTGTTGATGTTGAGCCTGAGAATCTCCATGCCTGGCTGCTTTTATTATAACTACCTCAAAGCATATGCAAAGAACCGCCAGGTTTATTCCCTGCCACGCTCTATTCACCTTGCAGTTTTTGAATCTCGCGCTTGAGCAAGGCAAAGTCTTCGCGGACTTTCTCGGCCAGCTCTTCTCTATAAAACCGCACCGCCGGGTGATAGCCGACGATGAAGCGGCGGCCCTCATGTTCGATCACGCGCCCGCGCGCTTCGTTGACACTCTTGACGCCAAGCAGCTTCTTGGCGGCCACGCCGCCCAGCAGCATAATTAGTTTCGGATTGATCAGCTCGATCTGCTCGAAAAGATAATTCGACGTGCAGGTGTCGACTTCGAGCTTCTTCGGCGTTCGGTTCTTCGGGGGGCGGCACTTGACCGTGTTGGTGACGAAGAAATCTCCGCGCTCGATGCCTGTGCCCTCCAGCACCGAGTTGAGAAATTTGCCCGACGCGCCGACGAACGGATGGCCCGACAAGTCCTCTTCTTTGCCAGGCGCTTCGCCGATAATCATCAGCTTCGCTGTCGGGCGGCCATCGCCCGGCACGGCATTCGTTCGCGAGGCGTGCAGCGGGCACTTGACGCAGACGCGAATCTGCGCCGCCAGTTCTTCGAGACGATTTGCGCGCTTTGATTTCGCCATAGAGCGCCTCCTTTGCTGCTTGATTATGAAAGCAATTTGCGGGCACTTGATTGCGGCAGCCGCCGATTGTCCGTCGGCCATTCCGCATTGCCCGACGGCGTGGCGCGTAGTAATCTTTATTTTTCAGACTCTATTTGCTTGGCATGCTACCTGCGCTATAGAAAAAACGAGCCCGCTTCGAACCCATTCCTGCTCCTCACCTTGGGGAGTTGTTTCGGTCGAAGTGAACAGAATCAATGCAAACCGTAATGACTCTTGAAACGACGGGCGGAAATTCCGCCGATCAGCCAGCCTCCGCAGCCCCTCAAGCCGATGGTAAGACGCGCCGCACGTTGTCGGCGATCCTGCACACGCATTTCATCGCCTTGCGCCAATACCATCATAATCTGATGGAGAGCCAGGACCCGGATGCGATTCATAAGATGCGGGTGACGACGCGGCGCGCACAGGCCGCGCTCGATCTGCTACATGGCCAACTCGACATCGCATCGGTGAAAAGACGGCTGCGGCGCTGGCGGCGCGAATTGTCGCGCGTCCGCAATTACGATGTTTTCTTGATGCTGCTCGAAAAAGAGGCAAAAGCGAAGCGCGCCGGAAATCGCCAGCCATTCGAGCTGGTGCGAGCCGTGCTGCAACAGCGCCGCGCCGACACGGCCAACAAAGTCCGCGAATACTTGCTCGACAAAAGCATCATCCGGCTCGCCGCGAGAATCGGTCTGAACTTACCGGAACCACCGTTGTCCCCGAGCAA
The genomic region above belongs to Blastocatellia bacterium and contains:
- a CDS encoding uracil-DNA glycosylase; protein product: MAKSKRANRLEELAAQIRVCVKCPLHASRTNAVPGDGRPTAKLMIIGEAPGKEEDLSGHPFVGASGKFLNSVLEGTGIERGDFFVTNTVKCRPPKNRTPKKLEVDTCTSNYLFEQIELINPKLIMLLGGVAAKKLLGVKSVNEARGRVIEHEGRRFIVGYHPAVRFYREELAEKVREDFALLKREIQKLQGE